A DNA window from Thermococcus sp. 4557 contains the following coding sequences:
- a CDS encoding MBL fold metallo-hydrolase: protein MLIDPSPDLHYHPERLNKKIEHIFITHAHFDHIGGLPELQIFKHIKLYGHPKSLEVAKYLQKLFVGESRWHWEYLPLEFNRWYDFGFKVYHFRVAHQPIEAEGGFILQIESTKIVITGDTGPEVLKDERTLEEMRGVDLLIADMTHRHSISGVHLGVDDAVRLAQQVNAKKTVFAHISHTNYAHEELKERVRPYMVARDFMHVHV from the coding sequence GTGCTGATAGACCCCTCGCCCGATCTGCACTACCACCCGGAGCGCTTGAACAAAAAGATAGAGCACATTTTCATCACCCACGCCCACTTTGACCACATAGGTGGACTTCCTGAACTTCAGATTTTTAAACACATTAAGCTTTACGGGCATCCTAAAAGCCTCGAGGTAGCGAAATACCTGCAAAAGCTTTTTGTCGGGGAGAGCAGGTGGCACTGGGAGTATCTTCCACTGGAATTCAACAGGTGGTACGACTTTGGCTTTAAGGTTTACCACTTTAGAGTCGCCCATCAGCCGATAGAAGCTGAGGGGGGATTTATACTCCAAATCGAGAGCACCAAGATAGTTATCACCGGTGATACCGGCCCGGAGGTACTTAAGGATGAAAGAACTCTGGAAGAAATGAGGGGTGTTGATCTGCTCATTGCGGACATGACGCACAGGCATTCAATTTCGGGAGTTCATCTTGGGGTTGATGATGCGGTGAGGCTGGCACAGCAGGTAAACGCAAAGAAGACAGTTTTTGCCCACATCAGCCACACGAACTACGCCCACGAAGAGCTTAAAGAAAGGGTAAGGCCATATATGGTGGCTAGGGACTTCATGCACGTGCACGTTTAG